The Kribbella shirazensis genomic interval CGAGCTGGGCGACCGTCGACTGCCCGCGGGTCTGCAGGTGGAGGAGCAGCCGGAGCAGCCGTTCGGCGCGCATGGTCCGACTATCTCAGGAAAACAAGCCAGGCACTGGCGTCTTTTCCTCCTACGGTCGGGCGCATGAGTGCTGTCGAGGTGGAGAACCTCTCTATGTCCTACCGGGCCCCGGTCCGCAAGGGTGGCCTGCGCGCCGCGTTCGGCTCGCTGGTACGCCGCGAGTACAAGAACGTCCAGGCCCTCGACCAGGTGTCGTTCACGATCGTCCCGGGTGAGGTGGCCGGCTTCATCGGCCCGAACGGCGCCGGCAAGACCACGACGATGAAGATCCTGTCCGGGATCCTGCACCCCACCGGCGGCAACGTGCGCGTACTCGGCGCGGTCCCGTGGCAGCGCCGCTCGACGTACCTGAAACGGATCGCGTTCGTCCGCGGCAGCCAACCGGTCGGCGGCTCACAGGAGCTGACCGTGATGGACTCACTCGAGTACCAGCGGCTGCTGTACGACGTCCCGCGCGCCACGTTCCGCCGTACCCTCGCCGAACTCGAGGCGCTCCTCGACCTCGACCCGCTGATCGAGCGTCAGCTCCGCGCGCTCAGCCTGGGCGAGCGGATGCGGGTCGGACTCGCGATGGCGCTGATCTACCGCCCCGAGGTGCTGTTCCTGGACGAGCCGACGATCGGGCTGGACGTCAGCGCCGCGAGCCAGATACGGGAGTTCGTCGCCGAGTACGTCGAGCAGACCGGCGCGACCGTGCTGCTGACCAGCCACTACATGGCCGACGTCGCGTCCCTGTGTCCGCGGCTGATCCTGATCGACAAGGGCAAGGTCCAGTACGACGGCCCGCTGGCGGAGCTGTCCGCACGGTTGTCGCCGTACAAGCTGATCCGGATCTCCGCACAGGAGGATCCCTCGGCGTTCGGGGAGGTGGTCGAGAAGGCAGACGGCCGGTGGGTACTGCGGGTGCCGCGGGACGAGGTCGCCGGTACGACGGCGCGACTGCTGCAGGCGCTGGAGGTCGTGGACCTCGCAGTGGAGGAGCCGCCGCTGGAGAAGGTCATCGACCAGGCGTACCGGGAGGGGTTGCGGTGACAACCCTTTCGAGAACCGCAGTACTGCTGGGTTTCCGGATCCGTCAGGAGGTGCTGGAGTGGTCCGGCGCGTGGTGGTTCCTGCTGACACTCGTGGTGCAGGCGGTGGTGGCGCCGCTGATCGGGTTGTTCGTGTGGTCGGCGGTGTATCCGGACGATCCGGGGATCGGGCGGTACTACGTCGCGGTCGTGCTCGTGACGCTGATGACCGAGTCGTTCGAGCAGCACACGTTTTCCGAGCGGATCTACAACGGGACGCTGAGCCATGAGCTGCTCCGCCCGCAACCGGTGGTGGTCGGCGTGATCGGGATGAACCTCGCGATCCGCGGCTGGCTCACCCTGCTCGGTGCGCCGATCGTGCTGCTCACGGCGATCGCGCGGCAGATCGGGTTCGACGGGTGGGCGGTGCTGCGGAGCACGCCGTACCTCCTGCTGGCCGCCGTGCTCGTTTTCCTGTGGACTTTCCTGCTGTCGCTGACGGCGTTCTGGACCGATCGCGTGCATGCCGTGGTGGGATTCGGGAGCCAGCTGATCTTCCTCTTCGGCGGTACGGCGGCACCGATCGGACTGCTGCCGGACACCTGGCGCCGGATCGCGGAGATCCTGCCGTTCTACGGGATGATCGGTCTGCCGGCCGAGATCGCCACCGGAACCCGATCCGGCGGGTCGCTCGGCTACCAACTGGTGTGGGTGGCGGTCCTGGCGGGCACGGTCGCGGTCCTGTGGAGAGCCGGCGTCCGTCGCTACACGGCGGTGGGATCGTGAAGCTCCTTCGTCTGCTGGCCGCGGGGTTCTCGATGTCACTGCGCCGGAGTGTGGCGTTCCGCGTCAACCTGGTCTTCGACGTGCTGCTGGCGTTCACCGGCCTGGGTACGGCGGTCGCGGCCGTGCTGATCGTCTTCACCCGGGCCGACACGTTGGCGGGCTGGTCGAAGGCGGAGTTCCTCATACTGATCGGCACGTATCAGCTCATCACCGGACTGCGGACGACGTTCATCGATCCGAATCTGTCCTGGTTCCCCGAGACGGGGATCCGGAACGGGAAGCTGGACGGCTATTTGTTGCAGCCGGCACCGAGTTTGTTCCTGTCCAGTCTGTCGCTGTCGTCTCCGCTGCAGTTGATCCAGTTCGTGCTCGGGGCCGGCGTACTGGGATGGGGGATCGCGGCGGCGGATCGGGGGCCGAGTGCGGGCGGAGCGGTCAGCTGGTTGGTGCTGGTCGTCGCGGGGATCGTGGTGACGTGGGCGTTGAGCGTGTTGCTGGCGTGCTTGGCGTTCTGGGCGCCGAAGCTGCAGTTGGACGTCTTCTACCATTCGGCCTGGCAGTTCGGGCGCTATCCGACCGACGTCTTCGCGCGGCCCCTTCGCATCCTCCTCACCTACGTCTTCCCGATGGCCCTGATCGCGAGCGTCCCGTCGACCGCGCTGCTGCGAGGACCGCAGTTCGGCGTGCTGGTCGCGGGGATCGCGGCGGCGGGCGGCGCGGCCGCGCTCGCAGCTCTCGCCTGGCGGGCGGGTCTGCGGCGGTACACCGGAGCGACCTCATGAGGCATGCAAATCCGGTCGCCGGGCGGACGTGGGTGCGCGGCACAGGGGGAAATGGCTAGGCGGCTTCGAGTAGGGCGGTCAGGGTGTGGTGGGCGGTGCGGGACATGACCGGATTGGTCTCGACGTAGTACCAGAGGCAGCCGATGGCCTGGGCGAACGACCAGCCCATGCCGCGGCGCCATTCGGCGTCGTCGCTGCCCAGTGCGGCCCGGAACGCGGCGCGCGCGGTCGGGTCGAGGAGGTTCCAGGCGGGCTGCAGATCCATCGCGGGGTCCGACACCGTGAACATGCCCACGTCGATCACGCCGGCCAGTCGGCCGTCCTGGGCCAGCAGGTTGCCTGGCATCAGGTCGCGATGCGTCCAGGCGTC includes:
- a CDS encoding ABC transporter permease, with the translated sequence MKLLRLLAAGFSMSLRRSVAFRVNLVFDVLLAFTGLGTAVAAVLIVFTRADTLAGWSKAEFLILIGTYQLITGLRTTFIDPNLSWFPETGIRNGKLDGYLLQPAPSLFLSSLSLSSPLQLIQFVLGAGVLGWGIAAADRGPSAGGAVSWLVLVVAGIVVTWALSVLLACLAFWAPKLQLDVFYHSAWQFGRYPTDVFARPLRILLTYVFPMALIASVPSTALLRGPQFGVLVAGIAAAGGAAALAALAWRAGLRRYTGATS
- a CDS encoding ABC-2 family transporter protein; this translates as MTTLSRTAVLLGFRIRQEVLEWSGAWWFLLTLVVQAVVAPLIGLFVWSAVYPDDPGIGRYYVAVVLVTLMTESFEQHTFSERIYNGTLSHELLRPQPVVVGVIGMNLAIRGWLTLLGAPIVLLTAIARQIGFDGWAVLRSTPYLLLAAVLVFLWTFLLSLTAFWTDRVHAVVGFGSQLIFLFGGTAAPIGLLPDTWRRIAEILPFYGMIGLPAEIATGTRSGGSLGYQLVWVAVLAGTVAVLWRAGVRRYTAVGS
- a CDS encoding ABC transporter ATP-binding protein, with amino-acid sequence MSAVEVENLSMSYRAPVRKGGLRAAFGSLVRREYKNVQALDQVSFTIVPGEVAGFIGPNGAGKTTTMKILSGILHPTGGNVRVLGAVPWQRRSTYLKRIAFVRGSQPVGGSQELTVMDSLEYQRLLYDVPRATFRRTLAELEALLDLDPLIERQLRALSLGERMRVGLAMALIYRPEVLFLDEPTIGLDVSAASQIREFVAEYVEQTGATVLLTSHYMADVASLCPRLILIDKGKVQYDGPLAELSARLSPYKLIRISAQEDPSAFGEVVEKADGRWVLRVPRDEVAGTTARLLQALEVVDLAVEEPPLEKVIDQAYREGLR